In Candidatus Moanabacter tarae, the genomic stretch TCATTACCCGTCATCCGTTCGGTTTTGTCTTTTTGGAACTAGCTTTGTTCTAAAGTTCATTAATCTGGAAAATAATGGGCGTGGGATCAGCCACGATTCGTGAATGTGTTTAGAGGACAAACTTCCTCCCTTAAAATGCTAGAAGATTTCCTATGGTAACGGTTCAATTTCCTCAGACATATCACGCTGTATTGTCGGCCGGATGATCAATTCAGGAATGTTCGTCCTTATAGGAAGATTCGCAATATGGCAAATGGTGGCAGACGTTTCCTGAACGTCCACCATTTGCTGACGAGCTTCGGATGATGGAGGGAATGGACGTTTGTCAAGAATCGGAGTTGTGACTTCGCCGGGGATAATAACGCTGGCCCGAATTCCTGTATTTGGGAGATCGGCATTAATAAAGTTAGTAAAGTTAATAATTGCAGCCTTAGCGGCGCTATAGGCCGCGCCGCTTAATGGACCGGGCGTCAAAGCAGCGATCGAAGAAACATTGATAATTGTACCTTCTCTAGCTTCTAGCATCGCAGGTACCACAGCTTGAGTACAGAAGATCGTTCCAACTAGGTTGGAATTAATAACCCCATGTATCTCTTCCGGGGTGCTGGTCAACAACCTGCGGTGGGGGGAGCTGTGCCCAGCATTGTTCACCAAAATATCTATTCGGCCAAATATATTGAGAGTCTCTTTGGCCATTGCATGAGTAGCAATATGATCAGCTACATCCAGAACAAATGTTTCGGCGATGCCTCCGTCAGCCTCGATTTCATCTTTGACAGCTTCGATTTTTTCAGCCGTTCGGCCAATCAATACGACCTTAGCGCCCTGTTGTGCCATTTTTTTCGCTGATCCGCGGCCAATACCACTTCCGCTTCCAGTGATGATACAAACTTTATTTTTCAAACTCATTAGGTAATTATCTCTCGGGTAAAATTTATTGGGTAATCCTCGTGTTCTACTCTATTTTGGGATTCACAGCAAACTGACGCACGGTAGACTAGAACATGGTGATAGGCAATGATCAAGAAGACATTCTGCACCCGTACCGCCAAGTACAGTGTAACCTATGTCTCTTCCGTACCGTTCATGTTGAAAGATCAAATTAGAAAATATCGAAAAGCAATTCGAGTAAGCACATGAGCACTATAAAAAGTTGCTCACTAATAGACTGAGAACTCATGTGGATACTCTAGTTTCAAGTAACACCTCTCTGCCGTCGGATATGGCCGGCGACCGATGCCACGGGAGCGCACCAGAGGTCATCCCGCCGCCGAGCTATGTATTCACAGAGCAACTGGAAATCATATCTACTAGTTGTTAGACGGTCACCGTTGATGTCGTGAAAGACCAGGACGACCCACTGATTTTGTCCCACTGCTAACTCTTCGACCATTCCGATCATCTCGAATGCACTCATTCGCTCACAGGGACAACCTCCAATACAGGCGATATCAACTTTTTCAGGAACATTGGCAAAGCCATACTCCTGAATACCTCGCCCAGCTATAAAATGTTTCTCAATGAAAGGAATATAACTCTTTCGGCCTAGACCGAGGCCAATGTCGGTGTGATAGCAGGGATAACAGAACGTCCATTTCTCCTGGGTGGGAGCAATTTCCTTGAGACGTGATTGTGCCTTACTGATATCACTCTCTAGGCTTTCAAGAGTCATATCGCTGTAATGGACTCCTTCTACTGAATTGTGATTTGGGGGTCTCGGATGTGAGACCGAATGATTACCGATCTCGTGGCCATGCCTAGCAACCTCCCGCCAGGGAGACAATTTCTTGCGCCAATCAGCACCATTCGGAATCAGATAGAAAGTTCCCTTTAGATCCAACCGATTCATGATCGGGAGAGCGTGTTCGAGTTGCGTTGGTCTACCGTCATCAAAAGTAAGTGAGATTGCGCCTTGGTGAGGGGAGAACACTGAAAGTCCTTGTTTCGATAATTCGGGAACTATGACTGACTGTTCCTTAGTTTTCTAGGTCTCGGTTCAGAAAAATACTAAGGAGTTTTGATTCGATCGATGTCTGATTCTCAGAGATTAATTACCCAATCAGATTTCCCCGCTCATTTCCTCATGCTGTCCTCGAACCATTTCGAGCTGATCCCTATCCCAGGTCTCTTTTTGTTGTAGAGCGTAGAGAGATGTATAGCCTCCTGACCAGTCGGGCGGAATTAGACAGGGGCGGGAGTCATGGTGGGCCCATTTAGCAGGAGAACCTCGGACTATTGAGCCAGCATATTTTGAGGGTAAAGGATTGTAAGTGTAAGGAATCGCATCCGCACTGGAATAAGCATTGAGTAAAAGCGGGCGCCCTAGGTCTGAAAGATTCTGAGCCGAGCCATGGATTACTCTGCAGTTATGGATTGTAACGGATCCTGCAGGGCCAGGTAGATATGCTGCTTTCGACACATCGGCACTGGATAGGTCCTTATCGCTCAGGTGCCCAACCCATTGACCCTCGTCGTTGAACTGATCGTACAATGGCCCTTTATGTGATCCAGGTATTGCGCCTAAAGGGCCTTGATTAGGACTGCAGTCATAGAGCAGGGTGCCCATCGTCAGCGGAGAATAATTGGTATGTGGCCAGTAACTGATATCCTGGTGCCATTTGACCTCTTCCCCACCCTTAGACCACTTAAAATTCAGCTTGGAATGATGGAACTTTACATCGGGGCCTACCAGGTCAGCTGCTATATCGGCCAGAATTGATTCTGAGGCGAATTCCCAATAGGCCGGATGATGCTCTACTGGACTGGACAATCGACGGAGCCTTGGTTCTTCCGGAGTATGGCTCGGCTCGAGGTCAAAGATAGCATCTGACTTAGTCAAATCACGACTGCGCTCGACAATCTCATCCGTTACTTCAATTAATCGTCGAATCCAATGATCCGGGATGATGCTTTCTACTAATAGATAACCGTTCTCAAAGTAACTCTCGCGTTGTTCTTTAGAGAGCACTTTTGGCTGTTGGTGGAGAATTTTCTCAGATTCCATAGGAGACTATCCATTTGCGAATTTTTTTCACCTTTCAACAATAAAGCTCCCTTTTAGAAAAACCTGGAACAACCTATTTGGCAAAAGAGTGTTTTGCTATGATTGGGTTAAAAGATGGGTACATCTCCTTGAAAAGCTTTGCGTGCTTGCGCAGAGAGTTTTCCGCTAGTTTCCATACGATTTACCCAGTGGAATGGTACGCTTTCTGCCCATTTGGCTGGAGCGGCTTGGGGATCTGGAGTTCGGAATGCCATGAGTAATCCCCAGCGGGTGGGTAATCCCGGGTTGCGGTTGCCGACGTGGTGCGGCATGTGGTGGACAAAGGAAACCATGCTTCCAGGAGGCAACGTTAAATGAGCAATTTCCAGCGGTTTACCCGTGAAAGGGTGAATCTTTCCCTTAAGCCAGCCGTTTTCCATTGCATCATCATCATCAAGACGCGAGGTGTTCCACTTGTATGGGATGCGGTAGAGATGAGCGCCAGGAATTACCGCGAGTTGCCCTCCGTCCTCGGGAGAAGCGCCTTCGGGATAGCATAATGTCCGGATGCATTGGAGCTGAAGAAATTTTCGGGTTACCGAGTTGTCTGTACCGATGGGATCCTCAACCTCATAACTCCCGTCTCGATATTGGTGTGCATGCCAGGTTCTTCCAGATCCGGACGCCCGGTTGAGTACGAAACAGTGATCTAACACGAATCGGTTGCCAAGTAGCTTGCTGAAGAGTTTGTTCATCTGAGGGTGAGCTGTGATGACTTCAAGAGTGAAGTCATCATAGCAAAAAGGAGAATATTCTGGCATAATTCCCTGTGACTCAAATCCTCGAGCGATGAGGGAAGGGCTGGGACCGTGGAGACCGTGGTTATGCATGTAGCCACGACATTCGGCAGTCCTGAGGAACTGGGGCATCTGCTCTGATCCACCACAGCATTTGTCAAGAAACTCAGGCGTTATTTGTTCTGGCGGTGGTGGTGGCAGGCCTATGCTTGGAAAGTCGATTGAAGCCCAGTCTGTATCCACAAGGACACGGTCATTCATGCTTTGCAATTTCTTAAGGCTCTCCGTCCACCGTTGGCGGCCGGTGCTGGTCAGTATCCCTTCCCAGATCCAGTATCCTTCTTGTTCGAAGGCAGTACGATCAAAAGCGTCAAGGACTTCGGTCCGTAGAAGATCGGTTACACTAAAGGCAGGGGAAGTCTTATCAGATGCATTCATGATATTGTTTCGATATTAGGATTGGATGTGGAGAGAATTTCCTAGTTTCCATTTCATCTTAATCTTAGCAAGTTACTTTAGCCTCGTAACGAAAGCGGGAGGAATGGGCTCCGTTTCCTCATCTTATAAAAA encodes the following:
- a CDS encoding putative oxidoreductase, translating into MSLKNKVCIITGSGSGIGRGSAKKMAQQGAKVVLIGRTAEKIEAVKDEIEADGGIAETFVLDVADHIATHAMAKETLNIFGRIDILVNNAGHSSPHRRLLTSTPEEIHGVINSNLVGTIFCTQAVVPAMLEAREGTIINVSSIAALTPGPLSGAAYSAAKAAIINFTNFINADLPNTGIRASVIIPGEVTTPILDKRPFPPSSEARQQMVDVQETSATICHIANLPIRTNIPELIIRPTIQRDMSEEIEPLP
- the ectD_11 gene encoding Ectoine dioxygenase, which gives rise to MESEKILHQQPKVLSKEQRESYFENGYLLVESIIPDHWIRRLIEVTDEIVERSRDLTKSDAIFDLEPSHTPEEPRLRRLSSPVEHHPAYWEFASESILADIAADLVGPDVKFHHSKLNFKWSKGGEEVKWHQDISYWPHTNYSPLTMGTLLYDCSPNQGPLGAIPGSHKGPLYDQFNDEGQWVGHLSDKDLSSADVSKAAYLPGPAGSVTIHNCRVIHGSAQNLSDLGRPLLLNAYSSADAIPYTYNPLPSKYAGSIVRGSPAKWAHHDSRPCLIPPDWSGGYTSLYALQQKETWDRDQLEMVRGQHEEMSGEI